The Flavobacteriales bacterium sequence CCCACAATGGGCACAGGAATTCGAGCGTATAGATGGTAAGGACTACCGCAAGGCCCATCTGGCCACCCAGGTACTCATCCCACAGCGGGCAGGTGAATTGAAACTCGATAGATACAAGGCCCAAGTGGCCGTGGGGAATCGGATGTCCTTCTTCATGAACCGGATGGAGCTGAAAAGCAACCAGGTCACCATCAAAGTATCCCGACCTCCCTCGGCAGGTAAGAAGAATTCATATAGCGGAGCAGTGGGTGATTTCGATCTACGTATCAAAGCCAACCCCACTACCCTTCCCGTTAACGAGGCGATCACCTTGGAAGTGAAGATCAGCGGTAAAGGCAATCTCGCGCTGATCAATGCACTGGACCTCGACCTTCCCGATGAGTTCGAAGTCTACGACCCCAAGATCAAAGACCGTATCAGTACGGCTGGAGGAGGAATGAGTGGAAGCCGCACCTTCGAATATCTGGTCATTCCTCGCTATCCGGGAGAATACAGACTTCCTCCCATCGAATTTCAATTCTATGATCACAAGCAGAAGAAGTATCGGTCCAGTTTCAGTGAGGAGATCAATATTGCTGTAGAAGGAGATGAGAGTATGATACAGAATGGCGGTCCCCAAGTGATACGCAAAGAAGGTATTTCCGAACTAGCGAGTGATATCCGCCATATACGCGATGAGATAGAGATCGACAGAGTCGAAGGAGAATTCTTTCCGGGATCATGGAAACACTGGACGGGAGTCCTGTCCCCCTTCCTACTGCTGGGGCTCTTCATGGTCTACAAGGGAAGACAGGAGGACCTGGAGTCCGATGCGGTAGGAATGCGCAGGAGAAAGGCAGGAAAAGTAGCAACCGCCCAGCTCAAGCAGGCCAAGTCGCATATGCAGTCGGGAGACAATGAGGCCTTCTACAGCAGTCTCTACCAGGCCATGAATGATTATGTATCGCAGAAATTCGCCCTGCCTCTCTCTGAGGTAGATAAACAGAGTGTGACCCGAGCGATGACCGATGCAGGGCTGGATGCTGCTACGATCGAATCATGGAATAAGGTGCTCATGGATTGTGAAATGGCGGCCTACGCCCCAAGTGCGATTCGTAGTCCAGAAGAGCTCTACCAAGAAGTGTCCGATCTCATCCATACCATAGAAAGAGCGCTATGAGGAGATTATCATTGGGCATAGTGGTCCTTCTTCTTTCCCTAGCTGGCCTTGGACAGGTTCTGGACAGTCTGATCATCAAGGGAAATCAGGCCTATGAGCAGAACGATTATGAGACGGCTTTAAGCTATTATCTAACTGCTGATTCCTTGATAGCAAGTGCCGACCTGGATCTCAATATCGGGAACGCGTATTACAAGTCAGGAAGGATAGGCAAAGCCATACTTCATTTTGAAAGGGCCATCAAGGCACGTCCCCTTGATGAGGATATCCTACACAATCTGCAATTGGCCCGCAATCTCACCTTGGACCGACTGGAAGAGAGCACCTCTAGTGCCTTCACGCTCTGGTGGCGGGGAGTTCTGCTGAAGACCGGTATGGATACCCTGGCTTGGACCAGTATCCTTCTTGCCATTCTCAGTGCCCTCGGATGGGTCTACTTCCGATCGAGTCGCTCGCGAGGAGCGCGGCAATTGGGA is a genomic window containing:
- a CDS encoding protein BatD, which produces SMEVSHSYFLVPEKLGKFTIQSASAQTETGTLKSSSLDIEVVKNDAAAQNNSSPATSNRVQGGGGSTGDCMVRMFANKTEVVVGEPLVVTYMLYNRYPRFDLEQHEQLPQHSGFWKDDKLVESPQWAQEFERIDGKDYRKAHLATQVLIPQRAGELKLDRYKAQVAVGNRMSFFMNRMELKSNQVTIKVSRPPSAGKKNSYSGAVGDFDLRIKANPTTLPVNEAITLEVKISGKGNLALINALDLDLPDEFEVYDPKIKDRISTAGGGMSGSRTFEYLVIPRYPGEYRLPPIEFQFYDHKQKKYRSSFSEEINIAVEGDESMIQNGGPQVIRKEGISELASDIRHIRDEIEIDRVEGEFFPGSWKHWTGVLSPFLLLGLFMVYKGRQEDLESDAVGMRRRKAGKVATAQLKQAKSHMQSGDNEAFYSSLYQAMNDYVSQKFALPLSEVDKQSVTRAMTDAGLDAATIESWNKVLMDCEMAAYAPSAIRSPEELYQEVSDLIHTIERAL
- a CDS encoding tetratricopeptide repeat protein translates to MRRLSLGIVVLLLSLAGLGQVLDSLIIKGNQAYEQNDYETALSYYLTADSLIASADLDLNIGNAYYKSGRIGKAILHFERAIKARPLDEDILHNLQLARNLTLDRLEESTSSAFTLWWRGVLLKTGMDTLAWTSILLAILSALGWVYFRSSRSRGARQLGFTLGLILFCVSMLCLWMSLSARKVIESQDEAIILSSRVEVHSAPDDGSTELFVLHEGSKVTLLEERGAWTHIALPNGNKGWMPSHQVEAI